The Cryptomeria japonica chromosome 9, Sugi_1.0, whole genome shotgun sequence DNA segment AAAAGGGTATTGGAAAATGTCTTCATATTCTGAGGTGGGGGTTTAGATCCCACCGCTGCACGGAAGTCCATGGCTAGAGCCCCCCGagaggcctcaccaccaaaactCGACATTGTAACTCAAAAAGTTTTAAAGGGGCACGAAGGCCAACCAAAAACCCCATCCCGAAGAAACCCTAGAGAAAGCACCGCCCCAACAACTCCCCCTTCCAAGCTCCTCCCAAAAGAACCCCCAAACTGACCCCCCAAACCCCACGGGAGTCCCATCGGGAGCCCACTACCCGCAACTTACCGGAGCCCTTCCTCCCGCGCAGCCACCCCTAACTCCCGCGTAGCCAATCTTCCCCCAATGGCCGACGCAACAGCTCTTCCCTCCAGCCGCTCCCAGCTCGCCGCTCTCCCCCGACAACCTTCACTCCCCTCCCCTATTGCACCTGCACCAGAGTCCTCCCGCGAGCTAGGGCTTCGAAACCCTAGCTCGACAGCTCGACACCTCCTGCACGCGCGCCATCTAGTCAAACAATAAAATTCATATTATTTTATTAGAATTTAACTATATATGTTTTCAGTCAAATTAATTGATCCATAtttatgagtagtggttcacacaTGGATGGTCCATTAACATTCATTGCATCTAGGCAATGCTCACAACGATGAAACACTAGAATTTTTTAAGAGGTTACACATCTCATACTCAAGTAAATTAATTATAGAATTTCTCCAAGATCAAGCCTACACAACTTACTACCCTATTTGATAGTTTTATTGATTAAAATAGACAAAAAAGACCTTGTCTATCCTTAAAAAATGGATGTCAATCTATAAAACATTAAAGACAATTGACATGCCCATATTCAATTCACAATTGTTTTTCTTATATTACATTAGTCACTAAAATTTAAATCCCTTATAATTAAGATTAAAGCATATTTAATTTCTTATATTACATTATTCCCTAAGATTCAAATCCCTCAAAATTATGATTAAAACAGATTTTACTTATGAATTGACTTTTAACAACATGGGTTCCCCTTGAACTGTATACTCTTTCCTAATTTTGTAAATCGATAAAAAACCCCATAATAACTTCCATTCCCAGGATTAGTCAAGGGAACACAAAGGTCATCTGCCTTCGATCCTTCCTTACTGGTGCCCGCGGGCTCTCTGCAAACGATCTGAAAAATGTCCAGCAAGATTCAAACACCCGCATCTCCAGATCCCTCATTTTCTTCGATGGATCCAATCCTCCTCCTCTTGCAGCTCCCATACACAGCCCTGAGAGTCCCGCGCATGCGCCTGAAGCTGCCCTCACTATCTCTGCCCTCGCCCATGGTGGTGTTTGCCCTTATATTGATCACTTATTTCCTGGTGGTGTCAGGTTTCATCTACGATGTCATAGTGGAACCGCCTGGCATCGGCAGCACGCAGGATCCAGTCACGGGGACTGTTAAACCGGTGGTGTTTCTTTCAGGGAGAGTAAACGGGCAATACATTATTGAAGGGCTTTCATCGGGGTTTATGTTCGTGCTGGGTGGTGTGGGGGTTATTTTGCTGGATTTAGCGCTGGACAAGCACAGGGCAAGGAACGTTAGGATTTCTTTTGCCGCGGCTGGGGTTTCGTCCGTGGCGATTGCGTACATCATGAGCATGCTCTTCGTTCGCATCAAAATTCCTGGTTATATGCGTTGATTAGGGCATCCGACCCTTGATTGAGGTAAAGGTTTTGCATCGAGCTAGGGTTTAGTTTATAACAATGGCCAGTACAATAATGTCGATGCCCTTAGGAAGAAATTTGCACTTTTCTCAAGTTCGGGAAAATTCTTTTTAGTTCTGTGGTTTGATTAAATATATGAACATGGATTTCCCGATCTTAACTAAGCTAGTTTTTTTTGGTCAAAGAGAAATTATGTACAGTGAGAAAATTTGCTAGCAAATAGTTTTGTTGTTTTTATCAAGAAATTTACACTTTTTTTTAAGTGTGAGTGATGTTTTCTATGTTCTGAACTTTAATTTGGATACTAAGTGTGGATTCTCGGTGCTTAGTTGAGATAGATATCAATTTTGAGAAGAAATTTAGCTATTGGTTTTCTTCAAAATTGTTAGCAAAATAATGTCTTCGTTTTGTAATGAATTTTTTTCACTATGTTTATTTGTGGGAGAATTTTTTAGATCTTCATGGTTTAATCTGGAAGTATCGGTGCTTAAGCAAGCCGGGGAAAGT contains these protein-coding regions:
- the LOC131037818 gene encoding uncharacterized protein LOC131037818, with the translated sequence MSSKIQTPASPDPSFSSMDPILLLLQLPYTALRVPRMRLKLPSLSLPSPMVVFALILITYFLVVSGFIYDVIVEPPGIGSTQDPVTGTVKPVVFLSGRVNGQYIIEGLSSGFMFVLGGVGVILLDLALDKHRARNVRISFAAAGVSSVAIAYIMSMLFVRIKIPGYMR